The Streptomyces achromogenes genome window below encodes:
- a CDS encoding helix-turn-helix domain-containing protein, with translation MHIRRLRESRGLSMEELADRSGMSFRGIAYIEHGRRNPSLLSLLQIAAGLGITPGRLLEFEPSPEHGNAMPSSNS, from the coding sequence ATGCACATACGCCGACTCCGAGAGTCTCGGGGATTGAGCATGGAGGAACTTGCCGATAGAAGCGGCATGAGCTTCAGAGGCATCGCTTATATCGAGCACGGGCGCAGGAACCCGTCTTTGTTGTCCCTCCTACAGATTGCCGCCGGCCTCGGTATCACCCCTGGGCGCCTTCTGGAATTCGAACCTAGTCCTGAACATGGCAATGCCATGCCAAGCAGCAATTCCTGA